CGAACATACCCCATGTTTTGTGCATGCGGGGCCCTTTGCCAACATCGCCCATGGAAATAATTCTATCATTGCAGATAGGATCGCGCTTAAGCTGAGTGAGTATGTGGTTACGGAAAGCGGTTTTGGCGCTGATTGCGGCGCGGAGAAAGCCTTTAATATTAAATGCCGTATAGGGGGATTGGTGCCGAGCGCGGTAGTGATCGTCTGTTCTGTCCGCGCGCTAAAGATGCATAGCGGGCGTTTCAAAGTGGTGGCGGGAAAACCTTTGAGTGAAAATTTATTAAAGGAAGATATAGATGCGGTCGAAAAAGGCGCCGTAAATCTGGAAAAGCATATCGAAAATATACGGTTATTTGGGTTACCCGCAGTAGTGGCGATAAATAGATTTACTACCGATACCGATAAAGAGGTAGAGGCTGTGCGCAAAAAAGCTTTAGCGGCCGGCGCCGATGATGCGGTGGTAAGCGAAGTATGGGCAAAAGGCGGAGAAGGCGGGATGGATTTGGCTCGGGCGGTAGTGAGGGCCGCAAATAAACCCTCTCACTTCAAGTTTCTATATCCGCTGGATGGGCCTATTAAGCAAAAAATCGAAAAGATAGCAACGAGCGTTTACGGCGCGGCGAAAGTTGAATATTCACCCGAGGCAGAAAAAAAGATAGAACTTTATACTAAGCTGGGCTATGATAAATTTCCTATTTGCATGGCAAAGACACATCTGTCTCTTTCCCATGATCCGGAATTAAAAGGCGCTCCGGCAGGATTCACTATCCCGATCCGCGATATACGGGTGGCGGCAGGGGCCGGTTTTTTATATCCTCTATGCGGACAGATGCGCACAATGCCCGGACTGCCTTCGGACCCGGCAGGCGCGCATATCGATTTAGATGAGAGCGGTAATGTGGTGGGATTATTCTAAAAACGAAAAGTTTCTAATGTTAAGTAATAGTTAATAAATATTTATTTTGTTAATTAGTACTTGACACAGAACATTTCTCGTTGTACAATGTTTAGCAAGAGGCGGGAAGAGATGAAGATCGTTGGTGTGAATATAAAAAGATTGCGGGGCGACCAGGGGCTGACGTTAAGGGCCCTGGCAAATAAACTTGGGATCAGCGCCAGTTTTTTATCACAGGTTGAGAGCGGTAAAGCTTCACCGTCTTTAGCAACCTTAAAAAGCATTTCGGATGCTCTGTCGACGACTATCGGCAGTCTGATAGGCGAAGGGCAGAAACTGGAAAACGACCCCATAGTAAGATCCGGCGAAAGAAAGCATGTCCAGGAAGTGGGGAAGGGGATAAACCTGTATCTCTTGACATCACGTGATCCGAATAAGCAGATGGAGCCGTTGTTATTTAAACTCCAGGAAGGCGCGACGTCAGGAGAAAGATCGTATAAGCATTTCGGGCAGGAATTTGTTTTGGTGCTAAAGGGATCGATAGAAGTTACTCTTAACGATATGGCATATATATTAAGGAAGGGCGATAGTATATATTTTAATTCAAATGTCCCGCATGCGTTTAAAAATATGGGGAAGGAAGAAGCGGAGGCAGTATGGGTTGTGACACCACCTACTTTCTAAAAAGATTTTTTTGAACAAATTGTTAATCCAGAGTTAATATTGTTAACTATAAGATAACAAAGTGGAGGAGCACCATGAAAGAACTGCTAAAAGAAAAAGCAAAAGGCCTTAAAGCAAATCTGAACAAGTTTTACAAAAGCGTTGAAAATTTTAAACTGAATAGCGCAAATATCGGCGAATTCACCGATATCGTCGCGGCAGAAATGAAGGAATCGTCCTTTAATAAGATTACGAAGGATAAGGCCGGTAATCTGATAGGGGTTATAGAAGGATACGGTAATAAGGATGCTGTCGTCATGGTGTCGCATATTGATATGAGGACGGCGAATCAGCAAAAACTGGAAGGCTTAGACGCAAACGGCATGGAAGGATTTAAGTCCGGTATTGTTTCAAGCGTTTATGCCGGCGCTTTGATAAAGAGAACTCTTTTGCCGCTGACGGGTGATTTGATTATCTGTTGTGTGCCGAGAGTAGAATGTTGTGATTTTGGCATTCAATATCTGTTTGACGATTTTTTAAAGTCCAGGATTAAGAAGATTAAAGGTGTGATTCTCTGTGAGCCTACCGGTTTTAATATTAATCTGGGACACAAGGGCAGGATGGAATATGAGATAGTAGTTAAAGGCCGCCTGAACAGAAATTTTCTGGAAAATCGCGGTATAAACATGCTCGGTACGATGTTTCCGTTGATAAATGAGCTGGAAAAAGTTTCGAAAGAATTACCGAGTGATTTTAACTTGGGCCGTTCAGGGCTCAGGATAAAAGA
This genomic stretch from Candidatus Omnitrophota bacterium harbors:
- a CDS encoding formate--tetrahydrofolate ligase; its protein translation is MKSDILIAREVKLKPIAEIAEKIGIRDDELELHGKYKAKVELSILQRIKGNIDGKYIDVTAITPTPLGEGKTVTTIGLSLGLARLGKRVSTCIRQPSLGPVFGIKGGAAGGGYSQVVPMEDFNLHLTGDVHAVGLAHNLCAAFLDNSIYHGNKLNIDPSAILWRRVVDVSDRSLRNITIGQGAKEDGIPRQTGFDITVASEVMAILALAGDLKDLRRRLGRIVVAFTYDGKPVTTEDLKVAGAMAVLLKDAIKPTLMQTTEHTPCFVHAGPFANIAHGNNSIIADRIALKLSEYVVTESGFGADCGAEKAFNIKCRIGGLVPSAVVIVCSVRALKMHSGRFKVVAGKPLSENLLKEDIDAVEKGAVNLEKHIENIRLFGLPAVVAINRFTTDTDKEVEAVRKKALAAGADDAVVSEVWAKGGEGGMDLARAVVRAANKPSHFKFLYPLDGPIKQKIEKIATSVYGAAKVEYSPEAEKKIELYTKLGYDKFPICMAKTHLSLSHDPELKGAPAGFTIPIRDIRVAAGAGFLYPLCGQMRTMPGLPSDPAGAHIDLDESGNVVGLF
- a CDS encoding XRE family transcriptional regulator — encoded protein: MKIVGVNIKRLRGDQGLTLRALANKLGISASFLSQVESGKASPSLATLKSISDALSTTIGSLIGEGQKLENDPIVRSGERKHVQEVGKGINLYLLTSRDPNKQMEPLLFKLQEGATSGERSYKHFGQEFVLVLKGSIEVTLNDMAYILRKGDSIYFNSNVPHAFKNMGKEEAEAVWVVTPPTF